From the genome of Glycine max cultivar Williams 82 chromosome 2, Glycine_max_v4.0, whole genome shotgun sequence, one region includes:
- the LOC100816739 gene encoding LEAF RUST 10 DISEASE-RESISTANCEUS RECEPTOR-LIKE PROTEIN KINASE-like 1.5, with the protein MSPSIFTIILLSFLLFSTPSKSQTPSCSSNLNTSTHTCPPFPSNNPPYPFSSTPGCGHPSFHLTCSTPHSQISINNFSFSILSYNPNTSSITLSPHQQHPNNIFPSIPTHPINLSSTPFRISAATCSRLSFLRPCFPPPPLPNCSHSPFQCHLLKNPSHLLHDCASTHHHSSSDTDQSSACQTDILGFLEELLQTGIQLDWDETRDPYFTNCSSCRSTNNGICGFNFSSPNYPFQCFHFHPESTLSPPWFRKFKPSKIAIFTTIITLTSLILIISVTTAMLRRSKASSATQQDPNTLFLHNHRSASLLPPAFTYEDLALSTNNFDSKRIIGDGGFGSVYLANLRDGRLAAVKYLHRHHAVSAAFSTKSFCNEILILSSINHPNLVKLHGYCSDPRGLLLVYDYIPNGTLAEHLHNRKGSLTWQVRLDIALQTALAMEYLHFSVVPPIVHRDITSSNIFVERDMRIKVGDFGLSRLLVVQDNNTTSSSNGFVWTGPQGTPGYLDPDYHRSFRLTEKSDVYSFGVVLLELISGLRAVDQNRDKREMALADLVVSRIQMGQLHQVLDPVLDCADGGVAAVAELAFRCVAADKDDRPDAREVVEELKRVRNRAVTAAKE; encoded by the coding sequence ATGTCTCCATCCATCTTCACCATCATTCTCCTCTCCTTCCTCCTCTTCTCCACACCTTCCAAGTCTCAAACACCATCATGCTCTTCCAATTTAAACACAAGCACACACACCTGCCCTCCATTTCCTTCTAATAATCCCCCTTACCCATTCTCATCTACTCCAGGCTGTGGCCACCCTTCCTTCCACCTAACTTGCTCCACCCCTCACTCCCAAATCTCCATCAACAACTTCTCTTTCTCCATCCTCTCCTATAACCCCAACACCTCCTCCATCACTCTCTCCCCTCACCAACAACACCCCAACAACATTTTCCCTTCCATCCCCACTCACCCCATCAACCTCTCTTCCACCCCTTTCCGCATCTCCGCCGCCACCTGCTCCCGCCTCTCCTTCCTCCGCCCCTGCTTCCCCCCTCCTCCCCTCCCCAACTGCTCCCACTCCCCCTTCCAATGCCACCTCCTCAAAAACCCCTCCCACCTCCTCCACGACTGCGCTTCCACCCACCACCACTCCTCCTCCGACACCGACCAGTCCTCCGCCTGCCAGACCGACATCCTCGGCTTCCTCGAAGAGCTCCTCCAGACCGGAATCCAGCTCGACTGGGACGAAACTCGTGATCCTTATTTCACCAACTGCTCCTCCTGCCGTTCAACCAACAACGGCATCTGCGGCTTCAATTTTTCCTCCCCAAACTACCCTTTCCAGTGCTTCCATTTCCACCCCGAATCCACACTCTCCCCTCCCTGGTTCCGCAAATTTAAACCCAGCAAAATCGCCATCTTCACCACCATCATCACCTTAACCTCCCTAATCCTTATAATTTCAGTCACCACCGCCATGCTCCGCAGATCAAAAGCTTCATCAGCAACACAACAAGACCCTAATACCCTCTTCCTCCACAACCACCGCTCCGCAAGCCTCCTCCCTCCCGCTTTCACCTACGAAGATTTAGCTCTTTCAACCAACAACTTCGATTCAAAACGGATAATCGGCGACGGCGGGTTCGGCTCCGTCTACCTAGCAAACCTCCGCGACGGGCGGCTCGCCGCGGTGAAGTACCTCCACCGCCACCACGCCGTTTCCGCCGCGTTCTCCACCAAATCCTTCTGCAACGAGATTCTCATCCTCTCTTCCATCAACCACCCGAACCTCGTGAAGCTTCACGGATACTGTAGCGACCCGAGGGGGCTTCTTTTAGTCTACGATTACATCCCTAACGGAACCCTAGCGGAACACCTGCATAACCGTAAGGGCTCGCTGACGTGGCAGGTGAGGCTCGACATCGCGTTGCAAACGGCGTTAGCGATGGAGTATCTTCACTTCTCGGTGGTGCCGCCGATTGTGCACAGGGACATAACGTCGTCGAATATTTTCGTGGAGAGGGATATGAGGATTAAGGTTGGGGATTTTGGACTTTCGAGGCTTTTGGTGGTGCAGGATAATAACACCACGTCGTCTTCGAACGGGTTTGTGTGGACCGGGCCGCAAGGGACGCCGGGCTATTTGGACCCAGATTATCACCGGTCCTTCCGGTTAACCGAGAAGAGTGACGTGTACAGTTTTGGAGTGGTGTTGCTGGAGCTTATTTCGGGGCTGAGAGCGGTTGATCAGAATAGGGACAAGCGCGAAATGGCGCTTGCGGATTTGGTTGTTTCGCGGATCCAGATGGGGCAGTTACATCAAGTGCTCGACCCGGTTCTTGACTGCGCCGACGGCGGCGTTGCCGCCGTCGCGGAGCTTGCTTTCCGGTGTGTCGCGGCCGATAAGGACGACAGGCCGGACGCCAGGGAGGTGGTGGAGGAGCTGAAGCGGGTGCGCAACAGAGCCGTTACGGCGGCGAAGGagtga